The genome window TGTTATCTTTCATCAAATGTATCGTTACTAAGATGACATATAGTTATTAAAATCATTTCTTCAAtacagatgcagtggctcacgcctataatcccagcactttgggagactgaggcgggcagatcatttgagcccaggagttggagaccatcctgggcaacacggcaaaacccatGTTGTAtttctctacaagaaatttaaaaaaaaaaaaattatctgggcatggtggtgcatgcctgtagtcccagctacttggaaggctgacgtaggaggatcacctgagcccggggaggttgaggctgcagtgagctgtgtttgtgccactgcactctaacctgagtgacacagtgaagcggcctcaaaaaaacaaacaaaaaaaccagatgCAAGAAATGTAATAATCGCCCCATTTGATTTTAGCTCACAAGTGGTAATCTGagagaaaagataatttaagATGCTATTCAACAACTGGGGAGATTTGACATGGGCTATGATAATGGCATTGTGGTTACATAGGAGAATGTCTTTGTCCTTAGGAGACAGATGCTGAGGTGTTTAGGGGGGAAGCATCTGGATGTCTGTAATTCATTCTCAAATGACTCAGGGGCGGAAGAAAGTGTCtgtccagagaaagagaaagcaaatgtggAGATGTTAGCAATTAGTGAATCTAGTTGAATGGCAGACTGGCGTTCATTGCACTATTCTTGCCACTTTTCTgtagatttgaaatattttttaaaagatgttaaaaaaaagatAGTTCTTGTTATGATTAAGCACAAAAGCCTACTTCCTCCCAGGAAAACAGAACATATGTGTAAAAACACTGGCAATTTTCTAAAATCTTGATTAAAATGCATTGCcaaaatcagaatatttttgtgtaaaatcttataactaaaaataaaatgcctgtCTTTACTCCAACCAGTGAGTTAACACATATTCTATATTGGTACATAGCAAAGTCAAAGAATccataataaaaacaagaataatataTACAAGACAGCAAAGACACATGGAATGATAAATGCTCAAGATTGGCGGGAAGCTTTTAAGGAATTCTATTAGATTTCCCATTTGTTCTCCAATGTAAATAAGGCCCTAGAATTTTAGAGCTGAGAAACATCAGGGAGAAATACAGTCCCAATAGTTCAGTCCTCAGTTTGTAGGTGATATAAGGCAGAGtcagagaaaattatttaagtGTGGAAGTGTACAAGTGTTTCAAAGCTGTAAAGTGCTCTTAAAATCCACCTGGAACCCCTTCCTGTGAGTTACAATCAGCATTAGATCAATGTCCCTTGGAAATGTCCTACttatttcatggaactctttcCAGTAGAAATCAATTTCCTTGGCAATTTTAAATCACGGCAGTTCCAAAAAGTTTGAAGTATTTCCAATTGAACAAGAGTAAGTCAAGTGTTCTCACAAGTTTTTCGAATGGTAACAAAATATATTTGGTAAGGAAAAGgataatgagaaataaaaaggagacatGGGACcaacaaataataaaagagcTGAAAAAATGACCATGTTACCCAATATTTTGATTTgccaaataaaaccacaaagtaCTGAGTATCTTCTTTCCACTTCTTAAACCCGCTTCTGAAGCAAtacttccattcattcattcatgtattcaaatatttaaactgCTAATATGTAAAGACATCAGAAGGACTTCAACGGCcatactgtaatttttaaaactatgtaataTTGTCCTTCTATgacagcattttttcttttctacagacaggatctcactctgtcactcaggctggagtgcagtggcacaatcatggctcactcttgcctcaacctcccaggctcaaggaatcctcccacctcagcctctacagtagctgggactacaggcatgtaccaccacacctggctgattttttaaatttttcagtagaaatgaggtcttgctatgttgaccaggctggtatcaaactcctcacctcaagccatcctcctgcctcagcctcccaaagtgctgggattacaggcatgagctactgaacagggcagcattttttttttttggatatgaagaaagttattttttaaagtctaaatATGCAACTAAATTGAAAATAATCCTCTATATCTAAGTTTATGAAATGTGAACTGTGAGCAAATATCATAATTATACATTGGAGGGAAAACATaatctcagggggaaaaaaattcaaGCTTACACTTAGGACTCTGAACCATGAAGCAACTGTCGAGATGGACCTTTATTGGATCTTGCCCTTAATTATGGATGGAGTTCATGCAGTCTTAAGCCTGGGTGTCAAAAACCATTAATAATTACCCTTAAATGGCCAACAAAAGGATATTTTCATAATCAGGGTGGTGTGCCTGTAAAGACTATATAAGTCTCACGATTCTGCTCAGCTTTTCAAACTCCTCTTTGATTCTTCTAGCTGTTTCACTATTGGGCGACCAGGTTAGTGTGATTTTGGTACTACCTAGAGCTCCTTCTGTTTGCATTAATACTCTGCTTCCTTTCAGAATTGTGTGAAAGATAATGGTCTGGGGAGAAGGTGAGTTTATGccatctgaagatattccctGTAATTTAGAAGCTAGAAACTGTGGTCAAGTATTCTTGAAGACCACAGCCTGCAGAGTGCAGATCAGGTACATAAAAAGTGAAGAATGCCATTAATTGCTAATAAAAATCTTTGGCTCCAGGGACCATCCCCCCAATCTCCTAACAGATATACTCTAAGAACAGACATTCAACATACTATCTAagatggtttttttgtttgtttgttttgttggttttttttttttgcgacggaggctcgctctgtcgcccaggctggagtgcactggcatcacactcactgcaacctctgcctcccgggttcaagcgattctcctgcctcagtcttccaagtagttgggactacaggcacgtgccactacacccggctaattttggtatagagacagggtctcaccatgttggccaggcttccacagtctcgaactcctgacctcaagcgatccaccctcctcggcctcccaaagtgctgggattacaggcatgagctaccatgcctggcctaagatgcttatttttaaaacatgttggcAGTTACTGGTGTCATTCCCACCCCAATGTTCTCTTTTCCTTATTCTTCCCCATTTATGCCAAGGAAATGGCCCAATGGCACTAAAATCCTGCTGACAACCCTCAGCACAAAACTCTGCTTCAGCTTTTtggtaagttttattttcttcccaattTATAGGGCACCAGAATGAGCACTAAAAAGTCTCCTGAGGAACTGAAGaggatttttgaaaaatatgcagCCAAAGAAGGTGATCCAGACCAGTTGTCAAAGGATGAACTGAAGCTATTAATTCAGGCTGAATTCCCCAGTTTACTCAAAGTAAGTGGCCATCCGCAGAGCCCGCTTAATGGGACTGAtggtgggaagggaaggaggggagaggactCTGGTAAAGCTTTATAGGGACCATCGCTTGAGGGAGGACACATGCAGGTGGGCTTTCTTCCCCTTAAGTCAGGCCACATTTCAGAAGGCAAGCTCTCAGAAAACAAGGGCCAAGCCTTCTCTCCCTCCCGCAGCCTCAGCACAGGACTCTGCAGGACTAGCCATGGTAAATGGAAGCAATGCCAAATTATGCCTGGAAGACCCACAAGTCATCAAGCAAACCCACTAAGGCCTTCAGCAAGGATTCAGTAATTCTGTGCCAGGCTTTAGGAAAACAAAGAGGATTGCAAAATAGTGTTAGCTGGCCTTGGATGGGcttcatttttatatgtaaaatccCTCAACAAGACCAACATTTACTTAGCAGTCTGTTAGGAAAACCCACTGACAAATTGCCTTGTCAGCActcatttatatttcaaaagcatTTAAATTTGTGTTCATCACTTAAATTTGTGTTAATGAGGCAACCATGCATTTCTAAACAACTTTCAAGAAAGGACTAAATTTCCTGGGCCATAAAGTTTCACATCAAAATCACCCCAGAGTTgtcaaaatcaaaatgtattcaaGGCAACAGAGTGGAGAGAAGAGCTGATCCTCCTCTCTCCAATATACAGTACTTTCCTTTTGCTAAAGAAAAAACTGACTGAGGACATTTGCTAAAGATGGTAAGGCAACTCACTCCAGGAGGGCCATGGCGATCCATACTGAAACAGGTTCTTGCCATGGGGAGAGAGATTGGGCTCAACTCCTAAATGGACAAGTGGGGATTTACGATCATGGAACAGGATGGGGGGCCAATGGATGGAAAATTACCAGGGAAATATCCAGGATAAGGAGTTTTTGGTTAAATTGCCTTGATAGGATCCtagctgaaggcaggccaggtgATCAGATATTAAGGGTGGTCAGATACAAGGACAAAGAGGGGAAGCCCAAGGTCGGGTCTAGTTAAGCAGAGGACTCAAACGAGACAGTCATTGTCATTTTGCAACTAAAAACCATCTTCACAACAGAAATGACATGCAATTGTTCTTTATGACTCAGTCACTATTTAGCTCTAACTTCAGGAGAgaacatttcttcaaatattttaaccaGCTCTCCAGATTTTAACCAGAAATGTCCCTTCTGCCAATATGACAATTGGAAAGACTTCTGTTTttaatactaaaaagaaaaaaagctgaattCAATGACCCTGTAAtctgatattttctcattttcttatagTTGAAATACAGAAGAACTTGTAAAAACAGTTAAAATCACTAGCAGAAAAATggactttttaattaaaaagcaaaacaagttagtgagacattttaaatttttaaaaaccctttatttttttctaaaaggaagaaaaataatcatctAACAGGAAAGCCTAGGCCATGTACTCAAACAAGTTAACTCAAAAGGTAACATGAGTAACTTTTTCTATACTTTATGTCCTTCCTACAAAAAGTACATAAGACATAATCTGGAACAAGGTAGGAAGACAAATGGTAAGTTCTGAAAGTGTACTTACATGTACCTGATTATATTTCCATAAGGTTTCCATTACTAAGGTTTTCCACCATACTCTGTTTCCATATATCATCACCATGTATGGTTTAGAATCTAGTAAAGGCTTCAGGAAAACAGTGTTTCATATTCATAAATCAAAGGCTGAATAAGTAACTTACGGTTTGGTCTTGTAATCAAAGCAAAGTGCTGAGTGTTTTTGTAGGAATCTTAGGGGTTAAAACAGATCTTCCATAGAAATgtgttgcacaacattgtgaatctACTTAGCACTACCGGGCTGTAtgcttaaaaatgattaagagcATAAATTCAATGCTCtgtgttttttaccacaatttatatatacatatatgtaatatagtcTAATTTGAAACTGACAAACTGAACGGTTATTTCAATTGGTTTTCTAAGTAGTATTTTGCACAGATAGACTCCTACCTGAAAATCCAAGTAGTAATGGCTTTAAGGTTAGAGTTTTATGGTAGAGACAAAAATTAAGTCCGCTTAAGACACTGCAGGAAGTTCAGTAGTCAAAAAGCCTGCACACGATCTCACATGACATCTCAAGCAGTggttctccaagtgtggtccCAGAGCAGCAGCACTGGCACCACCTGGGAAGCTGCTGAAACTATAGAttctccagcctggacaccacagcaagaccttgtctctactaaaaattttcaaaaattagccgggtgtggtggtgcatgcctttagtcccaactacttgggaggctgaggcaggaggatcatttgagcccaggaggtggaagctgcagtgagctgtgatcatgccactgcactccagcctgggtgacagagcaagaccttgtgtacagattctcaggccccaccccaggcctagtgagtcagaaactctggaggtggggctggCAATCTGTATTTGCTAAGGCCAGCACGCCTATCgtgtgattctgatgcatgctaaaaCATGGGAACCATTGAGCCAAAGTCATTTTGCATAACTCAGCGTTTGGGAAAAACTGGGCAGTGGTTAGTTAAGTGGTTGAGTTCTGGAGTCAATGTGTGGACCCCAAAAGGATTATAGAAGGAGCCCTCCCAGCCTGCTGCCTCATGTAATATGTCAGCCCTAGCCCTGGAGCAGGAGACAAACCCAGCTCCCAGGAAAACCTTGGGGCAGGGGTCCTCAACTGTTTGTGCACCATGGGCAATCCAGTGAAGCCCAAAGATCCCTTCTCAGAAGAATGTTTTTAGAGGCATAAAGAAAAAGACCCAAGATTACATAAGAAAACAACTGTATTAAAATACacattgtattaaaataataaatgtgtgatATGGTGGGGGGGAAAGGTAGCCAGTTCTATGACACAGAGCAACATGACAGCTAGAGCTGGTCTCCCTCTGTTAGCTATTAGATGCATGTCACTGGAAACCTGGGCTGCCGCCTTTGCACACAGACCCAAGGCCTCTAATTTCTGAGAACGTGTAGCAGTAACTGATTCattttttctcccctcccctctcccattCTTTTAGGGTCCAAACACTCTAGATGATCTCTTTCAAGAACTGGACAAGAATGGAGATGGAGAAGTTAGTTTTGAAGAATTCCAAGTATTAGTAAAAAAGATATCCCAGTGAAGGAGAAAACTAAATAGAACCCTGAGCACTGAAGGAAGAGCACCTGTGCTGTGGTTTTATCCTATGTGGAATCCCCCAAAGTCTCTGGTTTAATTATTTGCAATTATAATGATCTGGCTGTGAGGTTCAGTTattattaataaagaaattattagACATACCTTACTTTGTTAAGTACTGACCCTCATAACATAATAGACTTGAAAGTAACCTCAGTCTGATTCAACGAATTCTATagatttaaaagagagagagagagggaggctgaggcaggaagaacacttgaaccccggaggtcaaggttgcagtgagccatgatcacaccactgcactccagcctggaccacagagggagaccccgtcttaaaaaaaaaaagaaagaaagaaatgtgaggGCCAAGATAGCTCTGTGATCCTGCCCAAAACTACAAAGATGGTGTGGGAGACCCAAAAAGAATCCAGAAATGCCAAACCAACTCCCTTGCTCCACTTTTCTGCCAGAATCACCCTGTTGCTTGCTCTCCTTCCTTAACTCCTCAGTGCTCGGGTCATCTCCAATTTCCACTCTGATCTCACGCTATCCACCAGCGAGTGAGAAAAACACTTCACAAACAGACACTTGACATCATGCTATCTCCCAGACCTCGCTGTGCTTTCTTAATGAATGACCCTACAGAAGGAACACAGGACCTAGAGGCGGCCCCACTCATCACTGACCGGGTGGCCTCGCGTCTACCAGCCTAACGCTGTGGTTCTGGCGTGTGACGTGTCATATAAAAGATCACAGGAAGACCTTGGGCCTTCTCAACTCTTGGCATCCCGTATCCTGACAAAACAGCCAGCCCTCAAGTTCAAGTTCCACTTTTCACATCCAGCTGGGGGATGCAGGGGGTGAAGTGACGACAGTGGGGAATATGGAGGCACGAAgcacagagaagggaagggaactTTCTGCTACCCCTTACCAGATAAGAGTTCAAATGTTAACTTCAAGTTTGTCCAAGTTACCAATGGCTCAAGCTGACCCCAATAGCCTGCTCACAGCAGTGCCCCAGAAgctagatttttatttcttctttatcctCGCAACTCTCCTCCGCAAAACACCCATGAAGTATCAAAGTATCAGTATTGGGTCCCATTGCCTTTGAACGGTCTCTCTCaacctttcttattttcttttttttttttttttttttttttttgagacagagtcttgctctgtcgcccaggctggagtgcagtggtatgatcttggctcactgcaaactccgcttcctgggctcaagcaattctcctgcctctcagcctcccaagtaactgggattacaggcgtgtgcccccacacccggctaatttttgtacttttagcagagacagggttttactatgttggccaggctggtctcaaactcctgacctcaagtgatctgccggcctcagcctcccaaagtgctaggattacaggtcacACCCAGCCTCTCTCAACCTTTCTTAAGCCATTATCACCCTCCTAAGGAGCCTTGTTAAATACTTGTTTCTAATCGCCACCCTCCAGGAAATTTTAACTCCAGAGATGTCTTGTGCATTTGTTTATGTGCTGTGTGCATATCTGCGCTTTAGacatgaagattttttttaacccCACTGCTGCCCTCCCCACCAAAAACCCAATTGTAACCCCCTTGGGAGTGACATGATATGCTTTTGAACAATGTTCTTCAAgcagtttattatttttacctcACTCTCTAGAGCCCAGACTGCCACACTATACTTCCTGTAGTTGACATCAGAAAGATATGGGATCATTTCCGCTttcaaaatgtagaaaatgaTGCTACTGAAGGAGTTTCAAACTACATAAGCCCTCTAAAGATTCTGCTATACGGCCCTGCCCTCAAGCTGAAAATCACTGCCTGCAAAGTACTGCCTTTGacttattttcagttttagggatttttttgtgtttttttggtttttgttgttgttgttttcgtttttttttgttttttgtttgtttctgtttttttgatagggtcttgctcagtagcccaggctggagtgcattggcattttcagggctcactgcagtcttgacctcctgggctcaagggatcctcccacctcagtctcccaagtagctgggactacaggcatgtgctactatgcctggctaatttttatttttttactttttgtagagacaggggtctccctgtgtcgcccaggatagtctcaaactcgtgggctcaagcaatccacccaccttcatctcccaaagtgctgggattacaggcatgagccaccatgcctggcctttttttttttttttttttttttttatccaatgAACTTGAATGTGTATGCTGGGTTCTTCTGTCAAGTTGGCTGCTGTCATTTTTCCAGAAGCTGGATGACTCTCTGAAGTGGGCAGAGGAGCACATACCCACACTCCCACCTCATCTACCCATAAAAGGCTGGGCAGGCCCAGGGTTCTCTCTGGGGTGTTTGAgctcagagagagagaagtagcGGTTGATATAAGCACAGGGGTGGTGGGGACAGGGTGACCAAAGTGAACTGGGCACAAGATGAGTAGCTGGTATATAGTGACTTGGAAGGCAAGGTGCTTGAGATTTCCTGGAAAATCTCTGCAAGTGCGCAGTAGAAACTATTATCATTGGTTACGTACTTCAAGAGGACTGGGCAGATGGCAGGGGCAGGAATAAGAGAGCCACTACTCACTTGAAAACTCTTGGACATTTTGATTTCTGAGCCATATGGATGTGTGTcctatcaaaaagaataaatgaaaatgttcaaTAGTAAGAGAACACTTTGTAAATCTCTGGCTCCTGCTCTTTGTGATTAGCCTCTCAGCAATCTTATTTGGAATAATCCGAAAAATACAACTATCTAAATTTTGGGAGGAGAGTATACTTGTGGAgatttgggaagaaagaaaataagtatggAAGTTTCCcctaataataaaatgaacttaATTGGAAGCCATTTCAAACATTTAGAAAGCTaactagaaaaatagaaaagtggcgaggcgcagtggctcacgcctgtaatcccaccactttgggaggccaaggcaggtggatcgcttgagtctaatagttcaagactagcctgggcaacatgacgaaactctacaaaaaatacaaaaattagccaggcatagtggcacacacctacaatcccagttactcaggaggctgaggcaggaagattacctgagcccgggaggtggaggttgcagtgagccaagattgtgccattgcactccagtccagtctgggtgacagagcaagactctatctcaaaaaaaaaaaaaaaaggtgatttctAACTCACCAAGAAACAGAGGAGATTTTATAAACAGTTGAGGGACCGTTTAAATACAATTTGTATCATTCTAACTCAACACAAGAACATTCTCATGGTATTAAAACTCTTAAACATTTCTAATGACTCATTACATTCCACTGTACAGATACCCCATAATAGTCTTAACTATTTCCCCATTGTGGGGCATTTAGATTGTTGTCATTTCCGATTCTTCCAAATGTTATGATGAGTAGACTGTTGTCATCGCTAATTCTTCTAAATGTAATGAGTACCTATTCATATTTCTGTCAACATTTCCGATTTCCTTAGGAGAATTTCTGAGAAGTAAATGTCTGAGTCAGAGGGTATGGATTTTGTATGGTTTATCAAACAGACCACCTAACTGATTTCCCAAAAGGTTGTATGGATTCATAACTCTacaggcaggaaggagaatgccAGCTTCACTCCCCAGGGAGCATTTGCTGGTCTCATTTTAACAACTGTTTTGTTCATGATGGTGCACATTTTTTATCTGTTGCTGGTTGTGATAAGAATCCCTTACTATTTCACCATGAAGTTTACTGTCAGCTATTGCTTTGAGAAAGatactcttcttcttctttttttttttttttttttgagacggagtctcgctctgtcgcccaggctggagtgctgtggccggatctcggctcactgcaagctccgcctcccgggttcacgccattctcctgcctcagc of Macaca fascicularis isolate 582-1 chromosome X, T2T-MFA8v1.1 contains these proteins:
- the S100G gene encoding protein S100-G: MSTKKSPEELKRIFEKYAAKEGDPDQLSKDELKLLIQAEFPSLLKGPNTLDDLFQELDKNGDGEVSFEEFQVLVKKISQ